The Bombus huntii isolate Logan2020A chromosome 11, iyBomHunt1.1, whole genome shotgun sequence genome includes a window with the following:
- the LOC126871211 gene encoding probable phosphoglycerate kinase, whose product MALNKLSIDKVDLTDKRVLIRVDFNVPLKDGKITNNQRIVAALDTIKYALEKKAKSVVLMSHLGRPDGKRDMKYSLKPVAEELKSLLGKEILFLNDCVGSEIETACANPVPGTIILLENLRFHIEEEGKGIGADGAKVKAEKEKVEEFRKSLRKLGDIYINDAFGTAHRAHSSMLGEGYETRASGFLLKKELEYFAKALDNPERPFLAILGGAKVADKIQLINNLLDKVNEMIIAGGMAYTFLKISKNMKIGNSLFDEEGAKIVNELLSKAERNKVQIHLPVDFVIADKFAENAAVGAADVENGIPDGWMGLDNGPRSSTLFSEPIKRAKTIVWNGPAGVFEFENFSKGTKSLMDNVVETTSRGTITIIGGGDTATCAAKWKTEDKVSHVSTGGGASLELLEGKILPGVAALSPL is encoded by the exons ATGGCGCTAAACAAGCTCAGCATCGATAAAGTGGATCTTACGGATAAACGCGTTCTCATACG GGTAGATTTCAATGTACCTTTGAAGGATGGTAAAATCACCAATAACCAGAGAATCGTTGCTGCTTTGGATACAATCAAATATGCTCTtgaaaaaaaagcaaaatcTGTTGTTTTAATGTCACACTTGGGACGTCCAGATGGTAAACGAGATATGAAATACTCTCTTAAACCTGTTGCGGAAGAACTAAAGTCCTTACTTGGAAAGGAGATTCTATTCTTGAACGACTGTGTCGGATCTGAGATTGAAACCGCGTGTGCCAATCCAGTGCCTGGAACTATTATCTTACTTGAAAACTTAAGATTTCACatagaagaagaaggtaaaggAATAGGAGCAGATGGAGCCAAA GTAAAAGCAGAGAAGGAAAAAGTAGAGGAATTTAGGAAATCATTGAGAAAATTAGGAGACATTTATATTAACGATGCCTTTGGTACAGCCCATCGAGCTCACAGCTCTATGCTTGGTGAAGGATATGAAACAAGAGCAAGTGGTTTCCTTCTGAAAAAAGAATTGGAATATTTTGCTAAAGCGCTGGATAATCCTGAAAGGCCATTCCTGGCTATACTAGGTGGTGCCAAAGTTGCAGATAAAATACAGTTGATTAATAATTTGCTGGATAAAGTTAATGAGATGATCATAGCTGGTGGAATGGCTTACACCTTTCTAAAGATATCGAAAAACATGAAG ATTGGTAATTCATTATTTGACGAAGAGGGTGCGAAAATCGTTAATGAATTATTATCTAAAGCTGAGAGAAATAAAGTTCAAATACATCTGCCCGTTGATTTCGTTATCGCAGACAAATTCGCAGAAAATGCAGCTGTTGGTGCTGCGGATGTAGAAAATGGTATACCCGATGGTTGGATGGGACTTGACAACGGACCAAGATCAAGCACCTTATTTAGTG AACCTAttaagagagcaaaaacaatCGTATGGAATGGCCCGGCAGGTgtctttgaatttgaaaattttagtaAAGGTACAAAGAGCTTAATGGACAATGTTGTAGAGACAACGTCGCGAGGTACTATTACCATAATCGGTGGTGGTGATACAGCCACTTGCGCTGCTAAATGGAAAACAGAAGATAAAGTAAGCCATGTGAGCACCGGTGGTGGCGCAAGTTTAGAACTTCTTGAAGGAAAGATTTTACCGGGAGTTGCGGCCCTCTCTCCGTTATAA
- the LOC126871233 gene encoding peroxisomal biogenesis factor 19: MADENSTNQTEDQELNDLLDSALKDFNKEQISDKEDMCKTDTLESTTDKNTTDISEDAWTTDFVKQAAEQFVESLRNFIQNETDSELGVSPQRMAQTVASAINNEETFDKDSVSRDFQTAIAQALNDLSTTSENLQSDADLSEMFGLASLEDGPGAIPPFMQGMLQHLLSKEILYPSLKELVDKYPEWLEEKKTVISSSDLQRFRKQLELMQQVCMELDKEKDDDTEEVKKKRFETIISFMQEVQACGQLPEELIGEQTTPFQTDTEGDPVIPALLRSMETPQNCCLM; encoded by the exons ATGGCTGACGAAAACTCAACAAACCAAACGGAAGATCAAGAATTAAACGATTTGTTAGACA GTGCTTTGAAGGACTTCAACAAAGAACAAATATCAGATAAAGAGGATATGTGTAAAACAGATACTTTGGAATCCACAACAGATAAGAACACAACTGATATATCGGAAGATGCTTGGACTACAGATTTTGTTAAACAAGCAGCAGAACAATTTGTAGAAAGCCTACGAAATTTCATTCAAAATG AAACAGATAGCGAATTAGGAGTTTCTCCTCAAAGGATGGCACAGACAGTTGCTAGTGCGATAAACAACGAAGAAACCTTTGATAAAGATAGTGTGAGTAGAGACTTTCAAACTGCCATTGCACAAGCATTAAACGACTTGTCTACAACGTCcgaaaacttacag AGCGATGCTGATTTATCTGAAATGTTTGGACTAGCATCCTTGGAAGATGGGCCAGGTGCCATTCCACCATTCATGCAAGGAATGCTACAGCATTTATTGTCAAAAGAAATTTTGTATCCGTCACTAAAAGAATTAGTAGATAAGTATCCTGAATGGttagaagagaagaagacAGTGATATCGTCGAGTGACCTTCAGAGGTTTAGAAAACAGCTTGAATTAATGCAGCAG GTATGTATGGAACTCGATAAAGAGAAAGATGATGATACGGAAGAAGTGAAAAAGAAACGTTTCGAAACGATAATATCATTTATGCAAGAAGTACAAGCTTGTGGTCAATTACCTGAAGAATTAATAGGAGAACAGACAACGCCTTTTCAAACTGATACTGAGGGCGATCCTGTGATTCCAGCGTTACTACGCAGCATGGAAACACCGCAGAATTGTTGCTTAATGTAA
- the LOC126871208 gene encoding solute carrier family 2, facilitated glucose transporter member 1-like isoform X1, translated as MTLEKWIEMTKTLEKVLSRNLIHLGQRIFLFLLMVDQIPEHLVSAAVLVIWTFRFMLEKPLYLSRLENRFIMATENDKSSNEIEKQATTPSPLTPAPKPTTEDKRWGLNGRLAFAIAAAALGSSFQHGYNTGVVNAPQQLIENWISDLKMNRTGQVTKQSEVTMIWAIAVSIFCVGGMIGGSLVGSIADRFGRKGGLLLNNILVLLTVIFEGCAKAAKSYEMIIIGRFLIGINAGLNAGLAPMYLSEISPIHLRGAVGTVYQLVITMSILVSQILGLEQILGTDDQWPLLLCLTIVPAIFQVVTLPLCPESPKYLLLSKGKDMEAQRALAWLRGTIEVHDEMEEMRTEYESVKLVPKVTLKELFVNPSLRIPLMIAIMVMFAQQLSGINAVMFFSTKIFTMAQLDKTAAQNATMAVGAMNVVMTFVSLILVEKAGRKTLLLAGFSGMFIDTALLAICLAFADTSRAAAYSSIVLVMTFVILFATGPGSIPWFLVSELFNQSARPAATSVAIAVNWTANFIVSIGFLPLQEALGAYVFIIFAALQAFFVFFIYKKVPETKNKTMEEISSMFRQISYQ; from the exons ATGACGCTG GAAAAATGGATCGAGATGACGAAGACTTTGGAGAAGGTTTTGTCGCGGAATCTCATCCACTTAGGCCAACGCATCTTTCTGTTCCTATTAATGGTCGACCAGATTCCAGAGCACCTAGTATCAGCAGCAGTGTTAGTGATATGGACGTTCCGATTTATGCTAGAGAAACCACTATACCTGTCTCGGCTGGAAAA ccGCTTTATAATGGCAACGGAAAATGACAAG TCGAGCAATGAAATCGAGAAACAGGCTACAACGCCATCGCCTTTAACACCAGCGCCAAAG CCTACCACGGAGGATAAGCGGTGG GGTCTAAATGGACGACTAGCATTTGCTATTGCGGCTGCTGCACTTGGATCATCGTTTCAACATGGGTACAACACTGGTGTCGTTAATGCACCTCAGCAG CTCATCGAAAACTGGATCAGTGACCTGAAGATGAATCGTACTGGGCAAGTAACGAAACAATCGGAAGTAACGATGATATGGGCAATAGCGGTGTCGATATTCTGCGTAGGCGGAATGATCGGTGGCTCTCTGGTGGGTTCGATAGCCGATCgttttggtagaaagggtGGTTTATTACTGAACAATATCCTGGTCCTGCTCACAGTAATCTTCGAGGGCTGTGCCAAAGCAGCGAAAAGTTATGAAATGATAATTATCGGAAGATTTCTGATCGGTATCAATGCAGGATTAAACGCTGGTTTAGCGCCTATGTATCTATCTGAAATATCACCTATTCATCTACGAGGAGCCGTTGGGACAGTTTATCAACTAGTTATTACTATGTCTATCCTGGTATCGCAAATTCTTGGCTTGGAGCAAATTTTGGGCACTGACGATCAATGGCCGCTTCTTTTATGTCTGACAATTGTCCCTGCAATTTTCCAAGTGGTCACGCTTCCATTGTGTCCCGAAAGTCCGAAATATCTGTTGCTCAGTAAAGGAAAAGACATGGAAGCTCAGAGAG CTTTGGCCTGGTTGCGTGGCACGATCGAAGTTCACGATGAGATGGAGGAAATGAGGACGGAATACGAATCAGTGAAACTTGTACCAAAGGTTACATTGAAAGAATTATTTGTAAATCCATCTCTTAGAATTCCATTGATGATCGCAATCATGGTTATGTTCGCTCAACAATTGTCCGGAATAAATGCCGTCATGTTCTTCTCGACCAAGATCTTCACGATGGCGCAGTTGGACAAGACCGCAGCACAAAATGCAACGATGGCCGTCGGAGCGATGAACGTCGTTATGACTTTCGTTTCTTTGATACTTGTTGAAAAAGCTGGAAGAAAAACGTTGCTGTTAGCCGGATTCAGCGGAATGTTTATCGATACCGCGTTACTCGCGATTTGTCTTGCTTTCGCA GACACATCTCGCGCAGCAGCTTACTCCTCCATTGTACTGGTAATGACGTTCGTAATCCTATTTGCAACTGGACCAGGTAGCATCCCTTGGTTCTTGGTGTCCGAGTTGTTCAATCAATCCGCGAGGCCTGCGGCGACGTCCGTTGCTATCGCGGTCAATTGGACGGCCAACTTCATCGTCAGTATCGGATTCCTACCGCTACAAGAGGCATTAGGTGCCTACGTGTTCATTATTTTCGCCGCACTACAAGcattcttcgttttcttcatTTACAAAAAAGTACCCGAGACAAAGAACAAAACGATGGAGGAGATTAGTAGCATGTTTCGACAAATATCGTACCAGTAA
- the LOC126871208 gene encoding solute carrier family 2, facilitated glucose transporter member 1-like isoform X3, which produces MDRDDEDFGEGFVAESHPLRPTHLSVPINGRPDSRAPSISSSVSDMDVPIYARETTIPVSAGKGLNGRLAFAIAAAALGSSFQHGYNTGVVNAPQQLIENWISDLKMNRTGQVTKQSEVTMIWAIAVSIFCVGGMIGGSLVGSIADRFGRKGGLLLNNILVLLTVIFEGCAKAAKSYEMIIIGRFLIGINAGLNAGLAPMYLSEISPIHLRGAVGTVYQLVITMSILVSQILGLEQILGTDDQWPLLLCLTIVPAIFQVVTLPLCPESPKYLLLSKGKDMEAQRALAWLRGTIEVHDEMEEMRTEYESVKLVPKVTLKELFVNPSLRIPLMIAIMVMFAQQLSGINAVMFFSTKIFTMAQLDKTAAQNATMAVGAMNVVMTFVSLILVEKAGRKTLLLAGFSGMFIDTALLAICLAFADTSRAAAYSSIVLVMTFVILFATGPGSIPWFLVSELFNQSARPAATSVAIAVNWTANFIVSIGFLPLQEALGAYVFIIFAALQAFFVFFIYKKVPETKNKTMEEISSMFRQISYQ; this is translated from the exons ATGGATCGAGATGACGAAGACTTTGGAGAAGGTTTTGTCGCGGAATCTCATCCACTTAGGCCAACGCATCTTTCTGTTCCTATTAATGGTCGACCAGATTCCAGAGCACCTAGTATCAGCAGCAGTGTTAGTGATATGGACGTTCCGATTTATGCTAGAGAAACCACTATACCTGTCTCGGCTGGAAAA GGTCTAAATGGACGACTAGCATTTGCTATTGCGGCTGCTGCACTTGGATCATCGTTTCAACATGGGTACAACACTGGTGTCGTTAATGCACCTCAGCAG CTCATCGAAAACTGGATCAGTGACCTGAAGATGAATCGTACTGGGCAAGTAACGAAACAATCGGAAGTAACGATGATATGGGCAATAGCGGTGTCGATATTCTGCGTAGGCGGAATGATCGGTGGCTCTCTGGTGGGTTCGATAGCCGATCgttttggtagaaagggtGGTTTATTACTGAACAATATCCTGGTCCTGCTCACAGTAATCTTCGAGGGCTGTGCCAAAGCAGCGAAAAGTTATGAAATGATAATTATCGGAAGATTTCTGATCGGTATCAATGCAGGATTAAACGCTGGTTTAGCGCCTATGTATCTATCTGAAATATCACCTATTCATCTACGAGGAGCCGTTGGGACAGTTTATCAACTAGTTATTACTATGTCTATCCTGGTATCGCAAATTCTTGGCTTGGAGCAAATTTTGGGCACTGACGATCAATGGCCGCTTCTTTTATGTCTGACAATTGTCCCTGCAATTTTCCAAGTGGTCACGCTTCCATTGTGTCCCGAAAGTCCGAAATATCTGTTGCTCAGTAAAGGAAAAGACATGGAAGCTCAGAGAG CTTTGGCCTGGTTGCGTGGCACGATCGAAGTTCACGATGAGATGGAGGAAATGAGGACGGAATACGAATCAGTGAAACTTGTACCAAAGGTTACATTGAAAGAATTATTTGTAAATCCATCTCTTAGAATTCCATTGATGATCGCAATCATGGTTATGTTCGCTCAACAATTGTCCGGAATAAATGCCGTCATGTTCTTCTCGACCAAGATCTTCACGATGGCGCAGTTGGACAAGACCGCAGCACAAAATGCAACGATGGCCGTCGGAGCGATGAACGTCGTTATGACTTTCGTTTCTTTGATACTTGTTGAAAAAGCTGGAAGAAAAACGTTGCTGTTAGCCGGATTCAGCGGAATGTTTATCGATACCGCGTTACTCGCGATTTGTCTTGCTTTCGCA GACACATCTCGCGCAGCAGCTTACTCCTCCATTGTACTGGTAATGACGTTCGTAATCCTATTTGCAACTGGACCAGGTAGCATCCCTTGGTTCTTGGTGTCCGAGTTGTTCAATCAATCCGCGAGGCCTGCGGCGACGTCCGTTGCTATCGCGGTCAATTGGACGGCCAACTTCATCGTCAGTATCGGATTCCTACCGCTACAAGAGGCATTAGGTGCCTACGTGTTCATTATTTTCGCCGCACTACAAGcattcttcgttttcttcatTTACAAAAAAGTACCCGAGACAAAGAACAAAACGATGGAGGAGATTAGTAGCATGTTTCGACAAATATCGTACCAGTAA
- the LOC126871208 gene encoding solute carrier family 2, facilitated glucose transporter member 1-like isoform X2: protein MTKTLEKVLSRNLIHLGQRIFLFLLMVDQIPEHLVSAAVLVIWTFRFMLEKPLYLSRLENRFIMATENDKSSNEIEKQATTPSPLTPAPKPTTEDKRWGLNGRLAFAIAAAALGSSFQHGYNTGVVNAPQQLIENWISDLKMNRTGQVTKQSEVTMIWAIAVSIFCVGGMIGGSLVGSIADRFGRKGGLLLNNILVLLTVIFEGCAKAAKSYEMIIIGRFLIGINAGLNAGLAPMYLSEISPIHLRGAVGTVYQLVITMSILVSQILGLEQILGTDDQWPLLLCLTIVPAIFQVVTLPLCPESPKYLLLSKGKDMEAQRALAWLRGTIEVHDEMEEMRTEYESVKLVPKVTLKELFVNPSLRIPLMIAIMVMFAQQLSGINAVMFFSTKIFTMAQLDKTAAQNATMAVGAMNVVMTFVSLILVEKAGRKTLLLAGFSGMFIDTALLAICLAFADTSRAAAYSSIVLVMTFVILFATGPGSIPWFLVSELFNQSARPAATSVAIAVNWTANFIVSIGFLPLQEALGAYVFIIFAALQAFFVFFIYKKVPETKNKTMEEISSMFRQISYQ from the exons ATGACGAAGACTTTGGAGAAGGTTTTGTCGCGGAATCTCATCCACTTAGGCCAACGCATCTTTCTGTTCCTATTAATGGTCGACCAGATTCCAGAGCACCTAGTATCAGCAGCAGTGTTAGTGATATGGACGTTCCGATTTATGCTAGAGAAACCACTATACCTGTCTCGGCTGGAAAA ccGCTTTATAATGGCAACGGAAAATGACAAG TCGAGCAATGAAATCGAGAAACAGGCTACAACGCCATCGCCTTTAACACCAGCGCCAAAG CCTACCACGGAGGATAAGCGGTGG GGTCTAAATGGACGACTAGCATTTGCTATTGCGGCTGCTGCACTTGGATCATCGTTTCAACATGGGTACAACACTGGTGTCGTTAATGCACCTCAGCAG CTCATCGAAAACTGGATCAGTGACCTGAAGATGAATCGTACTGGGCAAGTAACGAAACAATCGGAAGTAACGATGATATGGGCAATAGCGGTGTCGATATTCTGCGTAGGCGGAATGATCGGTGGCTCTCTGGTGGGTTCGATAGCCGATCgttttggtagaaagggtGGTTTATTACTGAACAATATCCTGGTCCTGCTCACAGTAATCTTCGAGGGCTGTGCCAAAGCAGCGAAAAGTTATGAAATGATAATTATCGGAAGATTTCTGATCGGTATCAATGCAGGATTAAACGCTGGTTTAGCGCCTATGTATCTATCTGAAATATCACCTATTCATCTACGAGGAGCCGTTGGGACAGTTTATCAACTAGTTATTACTATGTCTATCCTGGTATCGCAAATTCTTGGCTTGGAGCAAATTTTGGGCACTGACGATCAATGGCCGCTTCTTTTATGTCTGACAATTGTCCCTGCAATTTTCCAAGTGGTCACGCTTCCATTGTGTCCCGAAAGTCCGAAATATCTGTTGCTCAGTAAAGGAAAAGACATGGAAGCTCAGAGAG CTTTGGCCTGGTTGCGTGGCACGATCGAAGTTCACGATGAGATGGAGGAAATGAGGACGGAATACGAATCAGTGAAACTTGTACCAAAGGTTACATTGAAAGAATTATTTGTAAATCCATCTCTTAGAATTCCATTGATGATCGCAATCATGGTTATGTTCGCTCAACAATTGTCCGGAATAAATGCCGTCATGTTCTTCTCGACCAAGATCTTCACGATGGCGCAGTTGGACAAGACCGCAGCACAAAATGCAACGATGGCCGTCGGAGCGATGAACGTCGTTATGACTTTCGTTTCTTTGATACTTGTTGAAAAAGCTGGAAGAAAAACGTTGCTGTTAGCCGGATTCAGCGGAATGTTTATCGATACCGCGTTACTCGCGATTTGTCTTGCTTTCGCA GACACATCTCGCGCAGCAGCTTACTCCTCCATTGTACTGGTAATGACGTTCGTAATCCTATTTGCAACTGGACCAGGTAGCATCCCTTGGTTCTTGGTGTCCGAGTTGTTCAATCAATCCGCGAGGCCTGCGGCGACGTCCGTTGCTATCGCGGTCAATTGGACGGCCAACTTCATCGTCAGTATCGGATTCCTACCGCTACAAGAGGCATTAGGTGCCTACGTGTTCATTATTTTCGCCGCACTACAAGcattcttcgttttcttcatTTACAAAAAAGTACCCGAGACAAAGAACAAAACGATGGAGGAGATTAGTAGCATGTTTCGACAAATATCGTACCAGTAA
- the LOC126871208 gene encoding solute carrier family 2, facilitated glucose transporter member 1-like isoform X4, giving the protein MATENDKSSNEIEKQATTPSPLTPAPKPTTEDKRWGLNGRLAFAIAAAALGSSFQHGYNTGVVNAPQQLIENWISDLKMNRTGQVTKQSEVTMIWAIAVSIFCVGGMIGGSLVGSIADRFGRKGGLLLNNILVLLTVIFEGCAKAAKSYEMIIIGRFLIGINAGLNAGLAPMYLSEISPIHLRGAVGTVYQLVITMSILVSQILGLEQILGTDDQWPLLLCLTIVPAIFQVVTLPLCPESPKYLLLSKGKDMEAQRALAWLRGTIEVHDEMEEMRTEYESVKLVPKVTLKELFVNPSLRIPLMIAIMVMFAQQLSGINAVMFFSTKIFTMAQLDKTAAQNATMAVGAMNVVMTFVSLILVEKAGRKTLLLAGFSGMFIDTALLAICLAFADTSRAAAYSSIVLVMTFVILFATGPGSIPWFLVSELFNQSARPAATSVAIAVNWTANFIVSIGFLPLQEALGAYVFIIFAALQAFFVFFIYKKVPETKNKTMEEISSMFRQISYQ; this is encoded by the exons ATGGCAACGGAAAATGACAAG TCGAGCAATGAAATCGAGAAACAGGCTACAACGCCATCGCCTTTAACACCAGCGCCAAAG CCTACCACGGAGGATAAGCGGTGG GGTCTAAATGGACGACTAGCATTTGCTATTGCGGCTGCTGCACTTGGATCATCGTTTCAACATGGGTACAACACTGGTGTCGTTAATGCACCTCAGCAG CTCATCGAAAACTGGATCAGTGACCTGAAGATGAATCGTACTGGGCAAGTAACGAAACAATCGGAAGTAACGATGATATGGGCAATAGCGGTGTCGATATTCTGCGTAGGCGGAATGATCGGTGGCTCTCTGGTGGGTTCGATAGCCGATCgttttggtagaaagggtGGTTTATTACTGAACAATATCCTGGTCCTGCTCACAGTAATCTTCGAGGGCTGTGCCAAAGCAGCGAAAAGTTATGAAATGATAATTATCGGAAGATTTCTGATCGGTATCAATGCAGGATTAAACGCTGGTTTAGCGCCTATGTATCTATCTGAAATATCACCTATTCATCTACGAGGAGCCGTTGGGACAGTTTATCAACTAGTTATTACTATGTCTATCCTGGTATCGCAAATTCTTGGCTTGGAGCAAATTTTGGGCACTGACGATCAATGGCCGCTTCTTTTATGTCTGACAATTGTCCCTGCAATTTTCCAAGTGGTCACGCTTCCATTGTGTCCCGAAAGTCCGAAATATCTGTTGCTCAGTAAAGGAAAAGACATGGAAGCTCAGAGAG CTTTGGCCTGGTTGCGTGGCACGATCGAAGTTCACGATGAGATGGAGGAAATGAGGACGGAATACGAATCAGTGAAACTTGTACCAAAGGTTACATTGAAAGAATTATTTGTAAATCCATCTCTTAGAATTCCATTGATGATCGCAATCATGGTTATGTTCGCTCAACAATTGTCCGGAATAAATGCCGTCATGTTCTTCTCGACCAAGATCTTCACGATGGCGCAGTTGGACAAGACCGCAGCACAAAATGCAACGATGGCCGTCGGAGCGATGAACGTCGTTATGACTTTCGTTTCTTTGATACTTGTTGAAAAAGCTGGAAGAAAAACGTTGCTGTTAGCCGGATTCAGCGGAATGTTTATCGATACCGCGTTACTCGCGATTTGTCTTGCTTTCGCA GACACATCTCGCGCAGCAGCTTACTCCTCCATTGTACTGGTAATGACGTTCGTAATCCTATTTGCAACTGGACCAGGTAGCATCCCTTGGTTCTTGGTGTCCGAGTTGTTCAATCAATCCGCGAGGCCTGCGGCGACGTCCGTTGCTATCGCGGTCAATTGGACGGCCAACTTCATCGTCAGTATCGGATTCCTACCGCTACAAGAGGCATTAGGTGCCTACGTGTTCATTATTTTCGCCGCACTACAAGcattcttcgttttcttcatTTACAAAAAAGTACCCGAGACAAAGAACAAAACGATGGAGGAGATTAGTAGCATGTTTCGACAAATATCGTACCAGTAA
- the LOC126871208 gene encoding solute carrier family 2, facilitated glucose transporter member 1-like isoform X5, whose translation MSYTLQGLNGRLAFAIAAAALGSSFQHGYNTGVVNAPQQLIENWISDLKMNRTGQVTKQSEVTMIWAIAVSIFCVGGMIGGSLVGSIADRFGRKGGLLLNNILVLLTVIFEGCAKAAKSYEMIIIGRFLIGINAGLNAGLAPMYLSEISPIHLRGAVGTVYQLVITMSILVSQILGLEQILGTDDQWPLLLCLTIVPAIFQVVTLPLCPESPKYLLLSKGKDMEAQRALAWLRGTIEVHDEMEEMRTEYESVKLVPKVTLKELFVNPSLRIPLMIAIMVMFAQQLSGINAVMFFSTKIFTMAQLDKTAAQNATMAVGAMNVVMTFVSLILVEKAGRKTLLLAGFSGMFIDTALLAICLAFADTSRAAAYSSIVLVMTFVILFATGPGSIPWFLVSELFNQSARPAATSVAIAVNWTANFIVSIGFLPLQEALGAYVFIIFAALQAFFVFFIYKKVPETKNKTMEEISSMFRQISYQ comes from the exons ATGAGCTACACGCTACAG GGTCTAAATGGACGACTAGCATTTGCTATTGCGGCTGCTGCACTTGGATCATCGTTTCAACATGGGTACAACACTGGTGTCGTTAATGCACCTCAGCAG CTCATCGAAAACTGGATCAGTGACCTGAAGATGAATCGTACTGGGCAAGTAACGAAACAATCGGAAGTAACGATGATATGGGCAATAGCGGTGTCGATATTCTGCGTAGGCGGAATGATCGGTGGCTCTCTGGTGGGTTCGATAGCCGATCgttttggtagaaagggtGGTTTATTACTGAACAATATCCTGGTCCTGCTCACAGTAATCTTCGAGGGCTGTGCCAAAGCAGCGAAAAGTTATGAAATGATAATTATCGGAAGATTTCTGATCGGTATCAATGCAGGATTAAACGCTGGTTTAGCGCCTATGTATCTATCTGAAATATCACCTATTCATCTACGAGGAGCCGTTGGGACAGTTTATCAACTAGTTATTACTATGTCTATCCTGGTATCGCAAATTCTTGGCTTGGAGCAAATTTTGGGCACTGACGATCAATGGCCGCTTCTTTTATGTCTGACAATTGTCCCTGCAATTTTCCAAGTGGTCACGCTTCCATTGTGTCCCGAAAGTCCGAAATATCTGTTGCTCAGTAAAGGAAAAGACATGGAAGCTCAGAGAG CTTTGGCCTGGTTGCGTGGCACGATCGAAGTTCACGATGAGATGGAGGAAATGAGGACGGAATACGAATCAGTGAAACTTGTACCAAAGGTTACATTGAAAGAATTATTTGTAAATCCATCTCTTAGAATTCCATTGATGATCGCAATCATGGTTATGTTCGCTCAACAATTGTCCGGAATAAATGCCGTCATGTTCTTCTCGACCAAGATCTTCACGATGGCGCAGTTGGACAAGACCGCAGCACAAAATGCAACGATGGCCGTCGGAGCGATGAACGTCGTTATGACTTTCGTTTCTTTGATACTTGTTGAAAAAGCTGGAAGAAAAACGTTGCTGTTAGCCGGATTCAGCGGAATGTTTATCGATACCGCGTTACTCGCGATTTGTCTTGCTTTCGCA GACACATCTCGCGCAGCAGCTTACTCCTCCATTGTACTGGTAATGACGTTCGTAATCCTATTTGCAACTGGACCAGGTAGCATCCCTTGGTTCTTGGTGTCCGAGTTGTTCAATCAATCCGCGAGGCCTGCGGCGACGTCCGTTGCTATCGCGGTCAATTGGACGGCCAACTTCATCGTCAGTATCGGATTCCTACCGCTACAAGAGGCATTAGGTGCCTACGTGTTCATTATTTTCGCCGCACTACAAGcattcttcgttttcttcatTTACAAAAAAGTACCCGAGACAAAGAACAAAACGATGGAGGAGATTAGTAGCATGTTTCGACAAATATCGTACCAGTAA